The following are from one region of the Sorghum bicolor cultivar BTx623 chromosome 2, Sorghum_bicolor_NCBIv3, whole genome shotgun sequence genome:
- the LOC8061665 gene encoding anthocyanidin 3-O-glucosyltransferase 2 — MAMAKPTVVLLPVWASGHFTAALEAGKRLVAVLGTADFSLTVLVMRPPTPESTSQVAAHVARGAAAAEPIGCEVSFHHLPAVDAPTGCTSVEHFTSQYIHLHAPHVRAAVAALPAPAAALVVEFTSTTMFDVARELGIPAYVYFASSAAMLAVMLQLPALDDVMPEEFGEMEEGQHVPVQGLPPVPASCMPASVMSRKSPSYADTVYHGRRLAEASGIIVNTAAELEPAVLAAINEGQCTGGRPSPPVYPIGPVIPLADATSGDDECVRWLDVQPRASVVFLCFGSLGFLNAEQVREAAAGLERSGQRFLWVLRSSSPAAATATATVHPLAELLPQGFLDRTKDRGLVWTSWAPQREVLAHHAVAGFVTHCGWTSVIEALWSGVPMAPWPLYAEQHLNAFELVASMGVAVRMDVDRKRNNFVDAGEVARAVRCLVSGGGGEEEEGRRARERASEMRDACRSAVAQGGSSFASLQGAAAAVRHRLEARVDEQLRLPPRLSTGTTILHGGD; from the coding sequence ATGGCCATGGCGAAGCCGACGGTCGTACTCCTGCCGGTCTGGGCATCCGGCCATTTCACGGCTGCGCTCGAGGCCGGCAAGCGTCTCGTTGCCGTCCTCGGCACAGCCGACTTCTCCCTCACCGTCTTGGTCATGCGGCCCCCGACGCCTGAGTCCACGTCCCAGGTCGCCGCGCACGTTGCGCGCGGGGCCGCCGCTGCCGAGCCCATCGGCTGCGAGGTGAGCTTCCACCACCTCCCCGCGGTAGACGCGCCCACCGGCTGCACCAGCGTGGAGCATTTCACCTCGCAGTACATCCACCTCCACGCGCCGCACGTCAGGGCCGCCGTGGCCGCGCTGCCGGCGCCCGCCGCCGCGCTGGTCGTCGAGTTCACGTCGACGACCATGTTCGACGTCGCCCGAGAGCTCGGCATCCCGGCGTACGTCTACTTCGCGTCGTCCGCCGCTATGCTCGCCGTCATGCTGCAGCTGCCGGCGCTCGACGACGTGATGCCCGAGGAGTTCGGCGAGATGGAAGAAGGCCAGCACGTGCCCGTCCAAGGCTTGCCGCCGGTTCCGGCGTCATGCATGCCGGCGTCCGTGATGAGTAGGAAGAGCCCGAGCTACGCGGATACCGTGTACCACGGCAGACGCCTCGCGGAGGCTAGtggcatcatcgtcaacaccgcGGCGGAGCTCGAGCCGGCGGTGCTGGCGGCAATTAACGAGGGCCAGTGCACGGGTGGACGCCCCTCGCCGCCGGTATACCCAATCGGCCCGGTGATCCCCTTGGCCGATGCTACGAGTGGCGATGACGAGTGCGTCAGGTGGCTCGACGTTCAACCGCGGGCCTCAGTTGTGTTCCTCTGCTTCGGCAGCCTGGGGTTCCTGAACGCGGAGCAGGTGAGGGAAGCCGCCGCCGGCCTCGAGCGCAGCGGGCAGCGCTTCCTGTGGGTTCTTCGCTCGTCGTCGCCagccgcggcgacggcgacggcgacagtGCACCCGCTGGCCGAGCTTCTCCCACAAGGGTTCTTGGACCGGACAAAGGACCGGGGGCTCGTCTGGACGTCGTGGGCGCCGCAGAGGGAGGTCCTGGCTCACCACGCCGTGGCCGGCTTCGTGACGCACTGCGGCTGGACCTCGGTGATCGAGGCCTTGTGGTCGGGCGTGCCGATGGCGCCGTGGCCGCTGTACGCCGAGCAGCACCTAAACGCGTTCGAGCTCGTGGCCTCCATGGGCGTCGCGGTCAGGATGGACGTGGACAGGAAGAGGAACAATTTTGTGGACGCAGGGGAGGTGGCGCGGGCCGTGAGGTGCCTcgtgagcggcggcggcggcgaggaagaGGAGGGAAGGCGGGCGAGGGAGCGGGCCTCGGAGATGAGGGACGCGTGCCGGAGTGCGGTGGCGCAAGGTGGGTCATCGTTCGCTTCGTTGCAAGGCGCTGCCGCGGCCGTGCGGCATCGGTTGGAGGCGCGTGTGGACGAGCAGTTGCGGTTACCACCGCGATTGTCCACGGGAACAACCATTTTACATGGTGGTGATTGA